A single genomic interval of Desulfovibrio sp. harbors:
- a CDS encoding transporter substrate-binding domain-containing protein — translation MLKGKTMALSHRLLMVVFVLAFALAVGEARAQTPKNTLVIGTINMPPHSVEDGSMPSFSRELFKRIMESQGYSVEIRFYPWARAYELGKAGLVDAVWPSIHLKERETWFRFGQPVLNTNYVLIKRRNLPVVYGGLEDAKPYTIGTLRGGITGSPLDGAAPGYHVEPGNTFEQNLLKLDAGRIDFMTSERYNGAYLLNTEFPELNRSVEMQLPPISTIGFYLMFSSNGTDVQEKMEAFEKGLSVMRSNGELARLLERYGYEVERALPD, via the coding sequence GTGTTGAAGGGTAAAACCATGGCGCTCTCCCATCGATTGCTCATGGTCGTTTTCGTGTTGGCGTTTGCACTTGCCGTGGGCGAAGCCAGGGCGCAAACGCCCAAGAACACACTGGTTATCGGCACGATCAACATGCCGCCGCACAGCGTGGAGGACGGCTCCATGCCGTCCTTTAGCCGCGAACTCTTCAAGAGGATAATGGAGAGCCAGGGCTACTCGGTGGAGATTCGCTTCTACCCTTGGGCCCGCGCCTATGAACTGGGTAAGGCTGGCCTTGTGGACGCCGTCTGGCCTTCCATCCATCTCAAGGAAAGAGAAACCTGGTTCCGGTTCGGCCAGCCGGTGCTCAATACGAATTATGTCCTGATCAAAAGGCGGAATCTGCCCGTGGTATACGGTGGGCTGGAGGACGCAAAACCCTATACAATCGGAACCTTGCGGGGAGGAATCACCGGTTCGCCGCTCGACGGCGCCGCCCCGGGCTATCATGTCGAACCCGGAAACACGTTCGAGCAGAACCTCTTGAAGCTCGATGCCGGGCGGATCGATTTCATGACCAGCGAGCGCTATAATGGCGCGTATCTGCTCAACACGGAGTTCCCCGAACTGAACAGGTCCGTTGAAATGCAATTGCCGCCGATCAGCACGATCGGCTTCTATCTGATGTTCTCCAGCAATGGGACGGATGTGCAGGAAAAGATGGAGGCCTTTGAAAAAGGCCTGAGCGTGATGCGCTCGAATGGAGAACTGGCGCGGTTGCTGGAGCGCTACGGCTACGAGGTGGAGAGAGCGCTGCCCGATTGA
- a CDS encoding EAL domain-containing protein — MSAKHLDQCASTLIKSRVQHLEWLAKNTFEALQVAASMNNLNASVSTFKSPVTILQAATTRLKELITFDSYAFFLADKDSDLPLALCEPAENAGFFKGELDRLIDDGTIPDVLNNKGPLFKVKPKRNGSYLLHSVATTSRIRGLYIGDVGNRRKHIQDISLFSLTIVLNATASLLESYELYKMLRQANTKLKKKITNLRKEVALRKKTESSLVQSQRMLNLVMDNIPQSVFWKGTDLCYLGCNKNFAASVGYGDPSGVIGKTDQDLPFKPEEAARFQASDKRVIRENRCELDIQEPVTLADTSTRWLETNRVPMHDGQGRVIGVLGTSHDITERKAYDDQLSHLALHDALTGLPNRVLFFERLSWAMSRSKRNTQTRSCVLLMDMDRFKQINDAHGHLLGDRLLVELSKRISRCLRESDILSRLGGDEFTIMIEDIARDEDYTAIVERIVVEIEKPFNILGRVVYTSVSIGVVEDIAKYTNPEDILRDADIAMYAAKGFGGRRVEVYKESMHESVIRVTEMEHDLHYGFDHNEFSVVYQPIFSIPEHTLRGFEVLARWTHSKLGPIGPDVFIPLAEKTGLILELGAFVLHKACTDFSRWRAQFPEQSKGLYLSINLSARQLSNPDLVAEIKGILAANDIPPELINLEITESMVMQDPDNALAILRHLKQLGVGIFLDDFGTGYSSLSHLQKFPIDTLKIDKSFIFNLSGGKSMESTAIVRSILALGGSLGMQVVAEGIENISQRDSLVELGCTTGQGYLMSRPLPAEKVVSHMADM, encoded by the coding sequence ATGAGCGCAAAGCACCTGGACCAGTGCGCGAGCACGCTCATAAAAAGCCGCGTCCAGCATCTGGAGTGGCTGGCCAAGAACACCTTCGAGGCGCTGCAGGTTGCAGCTTCCATGAACAACTTAAATGCCAGCGTCAGCACCTTCAAATCGCCCGTGACCATCCTTCAGGCCGCGACCACCCGGTTGAAGGAGCTCATCACCTTCGACAGCTACGCCTTCTTCCTTGCCGACAAAGACTCCGACCTCCCTCTCGCCTTGTGTGAACCAGCAGAGAATGCTGGTTTTTTCAAGGGAGAACTGGACAGGTTGATAGACGACGGCACCATCCCGGACGTGCTGAACAACAAGGGCCCGCTGTTCAAGGTGAAGCCCAAAAGAAACGGCAGCTACCTTCTGCACAGCGTTGCCACCACGTCGCGCATCAGGGGCCTTTACATCGGCGACGTGGGTAATCGCAGAAAGCACATCCAGGACATATCGCTCTTTAGCCTCACAATAGTCTTAAACGCCACGGCCAGCCTTCTGGAAAGCTACGAGCTCTACAAGATGCTGCGCCAGGCCAATACGAAGCTCAAGAAAAAGATAACCAACCTGCGAAAGGAAGTGGCGCTCCGAAAGAAGACCGAGTCTTCGCTTGTGCAGTCGCAGCGGATGCTGAACCTGGTCATGGACAACATTCCGCAAAGCGTCTTCTGGAAGGGCACGGACCTCTGCTACCTTGGCTGCAACAAGAACTTCGCCGCCAGCGTTGGCTATGGCGATCCCTCAGGCGTTATCGGCAAAACTGACCAGGATCTCCCCTTCAAGCCCGAGGAGGCGGCCCGCTTCCAGGCGTCCGACAAGCGGGTGATCCGGGAAAACCGTTGCGAGCTGGACATCCAGGAGCCCGTCACCCTGGCGGACACGAGCACGCGCTGGCTGGAGACCAACCGGGTTCCCATGCACGACGGGCAGGGCAGAGTGATAGGGGTTCTGGGCACCTCCCACGACATCACCGAGCGCAAGGCCTATGACGACCAGCTCTCCCACCTGGCCCTGCACGACGCCCTGACCGGCCTGCCCAACCGGGTGCTCTTTTTCGAGCGGCTCTCCTGGGCCATGTCTCGCAGCAAGCGCAACACCCAGACTCGCTCCTGTGTGCTGCTCATGGACATGGACCGGTTCAAGCAGATCAACGACGCCCACGGCCACCTGCTTGGCGACAGGCTCTTGGTGGAACTCAGCAAGCGCATCTCGCGCTGCCTGCGCGAATCGGACATCCTCTCGCGCCTGGGCGGCGACGAATTCACCATCATGATCGAAGACATCGCCAGGGACGAAGACTACACGGCCATAGTCGAGCGCATAGTGGTTGAAATTGAAAAGCCGTTCAACATCCTGGGCAGGGTGGTGTACACGTCGGTGAGCATCGGAGTGGTGGAGGACATCGCCAAGTACACCAATCCCGAGGACATCCTGCGCGACGCGGACATCGCCATGTACGCGGCCAAGGGATTCGGCGGGCGCAGGGTCGAAGTGTACAAGGAGTCCATGCACGAGAGCGTGATACGCGTTACGGAAATGGAGCACGACCTGCACTACGGGTTCGACCACAACGAGTTCTCGGTGGTGTACCAGCCCATCTTCTCCATCCCCGAGCACACGTTGCGCGGGTTCGAGGTGCTGGCCCGCTGGACCCACTCCAAGTTAGGCCCCATCGGACCGGACGTGTTCATCCCCCTGGCCGAGAAGACCGGGCTGATCCTTGAACTGGGCGCGTTCGTTCTGCACAAGGCCTGCACGGACTTCAGCCGGTGGCGGGCCCAGTTCCCCGAGCAGTCCAAGGGGCTCTACCTGTCCATCAACCTCTCGGCCCGCCAGCTCTCCAACCCCGATCTGGTGGCGGAGATCAAGGGCATCCTTGCGGCCAACGACATCCCGCCGGAGCTCATAAACTTAGAAATCACCGAATCCATGGTCATGCAGGACCCGGACAACGCGCTGGCCATCCTGCGCCACTTAAAGCAGCTGGGTGTGGGCATCTTCCTGGACGATTTCGGGACAGGCTATTCCTCCCTGTCGCACCTGCAGAAGTTCCCCATCGACACCTTAAAGATCGACAAGAGCTTCATCTTCAACCTGTCTGGCGGCAAAAGCATGGAGAGCACGGCCATCGTCCGCTCCATCCTGGCCCTGGGCGGCAGCCTGGGCATGCAGGTGGTGGCTGAAGGCATAGAGAACATTTCCCAGCGCGATTCGCTCGTGGAACTGGGCTGCACCACCGGGCAGGGGTATCTCATGTCACGCCCCCTGCCGGCCGAGAAGGTGGTGTCCCACATGGCCGACATGTGA
- a CDS encoding type 1 glutamine amidotransferase, translating into MHKQLAGKRILIQVADTYEDLELWYPKLRMLEAGAEVVVAGIDPLRRDYKGKNGYPCIADDALANMRAEDFDALIIPGGFAPDIIRRDAKALALTKAFFDAGKLVAFICHAGWVPISAKIVKGFRCTGCIALKDDLENAGAIWADASVVVDRNLISSRRPADLPDFCAAIIDWMTSAHPKA; encoded by the coding sequence ATGCACAAGCAGCTCGCAGGCAAGCGGATTCTCATCCAGGTGGCGGACACCTATGAAGACCTTGAACTCTGGTACCCCAAGCTTCGCATGCTGGAGGCCGGAGCCGAGGTGGTTGTCGCCGGTATCGACCCCTTGCGCCGCGACTACAAAGGAAAAAACGGCTATCCGTGCATTGCCGACGACGCCCTGGCGAACATGCGGGCCGAGGATTTCGACGCGCTTATCATCCCCGGCGGCTTCGCCCCGGACATCATCCGGCGCGACGCCAAGGCCCTCGCCCTCACCAAGGCTTTCTTCGATGCGGGAAAGCTGGTGGCGTTCATCTGCCACGCCGGCTGGGTTCCCATCTCCGCCAAGATCGTCAAAGGCTTTCGGTGCACGGGGTGCATCGCCCTCAAGGATGACCTGGAGAACGCGGGAGCCATCTGGGCGGACGCAAGCGTGGTGGTGGACCGCAACCTGATAAGCAGCCGCCGTCCGGCGGATCTTCCGGACTTCTGCGCGGCCATCATCGATTGGATGACCAGCGCCCACCCCAAGGCCTGA
- a CDS encoding HDOD domain-containing protein yields the protein MPMSTVPIAELQIGSILSADVKSKQGRLLLVAGTRLEERHIKILKTWGVYEAPVNGAETGQEEPRTVQSSQAQQPPQAPQASPSPQEPKVDISVSDKACLAYSQCRFLLSKNPGPIDKLLMRRHFLKTKERVDSGQVRLKELTFAKCVAAAELPKMAALDPDRIISGNTQLASPPHVFREIIKALQDPKSSVSYLADVIAKDPALTARLLRIVNSPFYGQTQKIDTPARALLILGAKKLTSLAAGIAIMSVFEGIPQSVVNMELFWKHSLSCGVVCKLLALQVEPELEDSLFLAGMLHDIGKLVMLKDHAKHAALVLSASRQLAKPSYEIEKAVWGFTHADIGARLAEQWNFPTSLVNAIRFHHSHSSAADHHESDFVHLADHVACAMEIGSSGAWLFPPLLHVRLGRHAPSLNLLKAILPMAEQQTEEIVGLFLL from the coding sequence ATGCCAATGTCTACAGTCCCCATCGCTGAACTCCAGATCGGCTCGATTCTCTCAGCCGACGTCAAGTCCAAGCAGGGGCGGCTGCTTCTGGTGGCCGGGACCAGGCTCGAAGAGCGGCACATCAAGATTCTCAAGACCTGGGGCGTGTACGAGGCCCCGGTGAACGGCGCGGAAACCGGGCAGGAAGAGCCCCGGACCGTCCAGTCCTCCCAGGCGCAGCAGCCTCCCCAGGCCCCCCAGGCTTCACCATCCCCCCAGGAGCCCAAGGTCGACATCTCCGTGTCGGACAAGGCCTGCCTGGCCTATTCCCAGTGCCGTTTCCTGCTCAGCAAGAATCCCGGCCCCATCGACAAGCTGCTCATGCGGCGCCATTTCCTCAAGACCAAGGAGCGCGTGGACTCGGGGCAGGTGAGGCTCAAGGAACTCACGTTCGCCAAGTGCGTGGCAGCGGCCGAACTGCCCAAAATGGCAGCCCTCGACCCGGACAGGATCATCTCCGGCAACACCCAGCTGGCTTCGCCGCCGCATGTGTTCCGCGAAATCATAAAGGCCTTGCAGGACCCCAAGTCCTCCGTGTCCTACCTGGCCGACGTTATCGCCAAGGACCCGGCCCTGACCGCCAGACTTCTGCGCATAGTCAACTCCCCGTTCTACGGCCAGACCCAGAAGATCGACACCCCGGCCCGGGCGCTGCTTATCCTCGGCGCCAAGAAGCTCACCTCGCTGGCCGCGGGCATCGCCATCATGAGCGTGTTCGAGGGCATCCCCCAGTCCGTTGTCAACATGGAGCTCTTCTGGAAGCATTCCTTAAGCTGCGGCGTGGTCTGCAAGCTTCTGGCGCTGCAGGTGGAGCCGGAGCTTGAGGATTCGCTCTTTCTGGCCGGCATGCTCCACGACATCGGCAAGCTGGTGATGCTAAAAGACCATGCCAAGCACGCCGCCCTGGTGCTTTCGGCCTCCCGCCAACTGGCCAAGCCCTCCTATGAAATCGAAAAGGCCGTGTGGGGCTTCACCCACGCCGACATCGGGGCCCGCCTGGCCGAACAGTGGAATTTCCCCACCAGCCTGGTGAACGCCATCCGCTTCCACCACTCGCATTCCTCGGCCGCGGACCACCACGAGAGCGATTTCGTGCACCTGGCCGACCACGTCGCTTGCGCCATGGAAATAGGCTCAAGCGGGGCCTGGCTCTTTCCGCCCCTCCTGCACGTGCGTCTGGGCCGCCACGCCCCGTCGCTCAATCTCCTGAAGGCCATCCTGCCCATGGCCGAACAGCAGACGGAAGAGATAGTGGGGTTGTTCCTCTTATGA
- a CDS encoding methyl-accepting chemotaxis protein, translated as MTELAFGICRESLGKTQELLTSLVKTVNSDVDTEARIAHDKSNNMLWVTLASMVLGAGLAFFTGIHVAWDSVRPLRKLVHFSNAVAGGKLDEQLKITRRDDFGQLADGLRSMLKALNDQIADAHSKAAQADAESKRAKDASDGAHAAKAEAERAAQSISQTAMELEKIVGVVKEASEELHSQVELASQGAAVQSARVAETATAMSEMNATVLEVAQNASLAVESAEAARTKAGEGSQVVTKVVDGISALQRVSMRLQEDMGSLGLQAEGIGRIMNVISDIADQTNLLALNAAIEAARAGEAGRGFAVVADEVRKLAEKTMTATKEVGDAVSGIQSGTKTNLENVKLAVENVEQATALAVKSGEALGEIVHLVEVSTDQIRSIATASEQQSATSEEINRNIEEIHRISSETADAMSRSAQAVNDLASQSNVLRSLVEQMRLPG; from the coding sequence ATGACTGAGCTGGCTTTCGGTATTTGCCGCGAGAGCCTTGGGAAGACCCAGGAGCTGCTGACGAGCCTCGTGAAAACCGTGAACAGCGACGTGGACACCGAGGCGCGCATCGCCCACGACAAGTCGAACAACATGCTGTGGGTCACGCTGGCCAGCATGGTCCTTGGCGCTGGTCTTGCCTTCTTCACCGGCATCCATGTGGCCTGGGATTCGGTACGGCCGCTTCGCAAACTGGTCCACTTTTCCAATGCAGTGGCCGGCGGCAAGCTGGACGAGCAGCTTAAGATCACCCGGCGCGACGATTTCGGCCAGCTGGCCGATGGATTGCGCTCAATGCTCAAGGCCTTAAACGACCAGATCGCCGACGCGCACTCCAAGGCCGCCCAGGCGGACGCGGAGTCCAAGCGGGCAAAGGATGCCTCGGACGGGGCTCACGCGGCCAAAGCAGAAGCCGAACGCGCCGCCCAGAGCATCAGCCAGACGGCCATGGAGCTTGAAAAGATCGTCGGCGTGGTGAAGGAGGCTTCCGAGGAGCTCCATTCCCAGGTGGAGTTGGCCAGCCAGGGCGCGGCCGTGCAGTCGGCCCGCGTGGCCGAGACCGCCACGGCAATGAGCGAGATGAACGCCACGGTGCTCGAAGTCGCCCAGAACGCCTCCCTGGCTGTCGAATCCGCCGAGGCCGCCCGCACGAAGGCCGGTGAAGGCTCCCAGGTGGTCACGAAGGTGGTGGACGGCATCTCGGCCTTGCAGCGGGTCTCTATGCGCCTTCAGGAAGACATGGGCAGCCTGGGGCTTCAGGCCGAAGGCATAGGCCGCATCATGAACGTCATCTCCGACATAGCGGACCAGACCAATCTTCTGGCCTTGAACGCGGCCATCGAGGCAGCCCGGGCGGGTGAAGCCGGACGCGGGTTCGCGGTGGTGGCCGACGAGGTCCGCAAGCTGGCCGAGAAGACCATGACCGCCACCAAGGAGGTCGGCGACGCCGTGAGCGGCATCCAATCCGGAACCAAGACGAACCTGGAGAACGTCAAGCTGGCGGTGGAAAATGTCGAGCAGGCCACGGCCCTGGCCGTCAAGAGCGGCGAAGCGCTCGGCGAGATCGTCCACCTGGTGGAGGTCTCCACGGATCAGATCCGCTCCATCGCCACGGCCAGCGAGCAGCAGTCGGCCACCAGCGAAGAGATCAACCGTAACATCGAGGAAATCCACCGCATATCATCCGAGACGGCGGATGCCATGTCCCGGTCCGCCCAGGCCGTGAACGACCTGGCCAGCCAGTCCAACGTGTTGCGCTCCCTGGTGGAGCAGATGAGGCTTCCGGGTTAG
- a CDS encoding efflux RND transporter periplasmic adaptor subunit encodes MRALAMTARMVFTVMGLAAGLLVVLALSHPALAQSGADHSAHQAAPPATKPAPSADHSGHGAPAVQSAAPAGGHAGHGAAPAGTMPPMAMITPEQARLIGVTTAQATQRPFKVFIRATGRVAADETKLATVTTKTEGFIERLLVNHTGQEVKKGQTLLELYSPEVYAVQLEYLNMLRWQNTAVKTPEGSTGEYAGLVSADSRDLLAAARQRLALLDAGGLASHLEKTGKPSRTYAIASPVTGYVISRQATQGMRVMPGEKLYDLADLSTVWVLADVYEENLPYFREGQTALITLTGVGGPPLTAKVAQIYPVIAGDTRTVRVRFVLPNPKGQLKPEMYAEIQMGSDLGNRLSVPESAIIDTGLRKVVYFESSPNNFEPRDVVTGLRSGGFVEIVSGISQGATVAASANFLLDADTRLKSSGGTGHQH; translated from the coding sequence CCGCCCACCAGGCTGCGCCGCCTGCGACCAAGCCCGCGCCGTCCGCTGACCACTCCGGGCACGGGGCTCCAGCCGTCCAGTCAGCTGCCCCGGCGGGAGGCCATGCCGGGCACGGGGCCGCTCCGGCCGGGACCATGCCCCCCATGGCCATGATCACCCCGGAGCAGGCCAGGCTCATAGGCGTCACCACGGCCCAGGCCACGCAAAGGCCCTTCAAGGTGTTCATCCGGGCCACGGGCCGGGTGGCCGCGGACGAAACCAAGCTGGCCACCGTGACCACCAAGACCGAGGGCTTCATCGAGCGCCTGCTGGTGAACCACACCGGCCAGGAGGTCAAAAAGGGCCAGACCCTGCTGGAGCTCTACAGCCCGGAGGTCTACGCCGTACAGCTCGAATACCTGAACATGCTGCGCTGGCAGAATACCGCCGTGAAGACCCCGGAGGGTTCCACCGGGGAATACGCAGGCCTTGTGTCCGCAGACAGCCGGGATCTGCTGGCGGCAGCCAGGCAGCGCCTGGCGCTTCTGGACGCCGGGGGCCTGGCCTCGCACCTGGAGAAGACCGGAAAGCCTTCCAGAACCTACGCCATCGCCAGCCCGGTGACCGGCTACGTGATCTCCCGGCAGGCCACCCAGGGCATGCGGGTGATGCCGGGCGAGAAGCTCTACGACCTGGCCGACCTGAGCACGGTCTGGGTGCTGGCCGACGTGTACGAGGAGAACCTGCCCTACTTCCGCGAAGGCCAGACCGCGCTCATCACCCTGACCGGCGTGGGCGGGCCGCCCCTTACCGCCAAGGTGGCCCAGATCTATCCGGTTATCGCGGGCGACACCCGCACCGTCCGGGTGCGCTTCGTGCTGCCCAACCCCAAGGGGCAATTAAAGCCCGAGATGTACGCCGAGATCCAGATGGGGTCCGACCTGGGCAACCGCCTGAGCGTGCCCGAGTCGGCCATCATCGACACGGGACTGCGCAAGGTGGTCTACTTCGAATCAAGCCCCAACAATTTCGAGCCCCGCGACGTGGTGACCGGCCTGCGCTCCGGGGGCTTCGTGGAGATCGTTTCCGGTATTTCCCAGGGGGCCACGGTGGCCGCTTCGGCCAACTTCCTCCTGGATGCGGACACCCGCCTCAAAAGCTCTGGCGGCACCGGGCACCAGCACTAG
- a CDS encoding efflux RND transporter permease subunit produces the protein MLIQNIIGFSGRNRLIIILMCAVLGAWGAWAMRNAPLDAIPDLSDPQVIIYTEWAGRSPDLVEDQVTYPIVTSLLAAPGVTAVRGFSFLGSSFIYVIFKEGTDIYWARSRVLEYLQSVRAKIPADVNPVLGPDATSLGWGFSYALVDKSGKLDLAKLRSLQDWNVKLALESVPGVSEVASLGGYVKQYQITVDPGRLFTYGLALQKVLEAVRLSNNDVEGRVIEMSGAEYMVRGRGYVKGTADLENVAVGTDNRGTPIFLKDVASVTLGPEMRRGVADLNGQGEVAGGIVVVRFGENVLSVIDRVKAKIAEIGPSLPEGVTLEVTYDRSDLIHRAISTLTEEIIKLTIAVSAVCVVFLFHLPSALVIVLTLPLAIVISFICMYYMGVTSNIMSLSGIAIAIGAMVDAAIIMVENAHKKLEDWEHAGQPGSRAQVIIEAAQEVGPSLFFSLLVITVGFLPVFTLQGQAGRLFKPLAYTKTFAMLFSAFLAITLTPMLMTLFIRGKVRPEDKNPLSHVLRALYHPVVVVALRFKKGVIFVAVVIMAVSVWPLMRLGSEFMPPLYEGTLFYMPVTMPGIAISEASRILKLQDSIIAEVPEVAQVFGKAGRAGTATDPAPLEMFETVINLKPESQWRPGMTVDKLKDDLNNRLNIPGVVNAFTMPIKARVDMLSTGIRTPVGIKILGPDLSVIEKIGTQLEGVVKTVPHTLSVFADKVNTGYYLDIRVKRLAIARYGLTVAEVQDIIESAVGGRNLTTTIEGRERYPVNVRYPRDLRQDIDTIKAMLVPVGAPGEQGQSKMGSQPAPRRILQVPLGELADIKVTNGPSMIKSEGGLPTAYVYIDFTGTDVGGYVDSVKKAVAANVQLPAGYRLVWSGEYENMVSTHERLTMVIPLTIFIIFLLIYFNTKSLPATCIVLLAVPFSLVGSFWLLYLLGYNLSIAVWVGIIALAGLDAETGVVMLLYLQLAHKEWQDKGLMRTREDLNDAVMHGAVKRIRPKIMTVAVILAGLLPVMFATGAGSDVMKRIAAPMIGGVVTSTILELVLYPAIFALWKGRELPGYSVK, from the coding sequence ATGCTCATCCAGAACATCATCGGTTTTTCCGGCCGCAACAGGCTCATAATCATCCTCATGTGCGCGGTGCTCGGCGCCTGGGGCGCTTGGGCCATGCGAAACGCTCCGCTGGATGCCATCCCGGACCTCTCGGACCCCCAGGTGATCATCTACACCGAGTGGGCCGGGCGAAGCCCGGACCTGGTGGAAGACCAAGTCACCTACCCCATCGTCACCTCGCTTCTGGCCGCCCCCGGGGTTACGGCCGTGCGCGGTTTCTCGTTTCTGGGGTCCTCTTTCATCTACGTTATCTTCAAGGAAGGCACGGACATCTACTGGGCGCGCTCACGCGTGCTGGAATATCTGCAGTCGGTACGGGCCAAGATTCCGGCCGACGTGAACCCGGTGCTTGGCCCGGACGCCACAAGCCTTGGCTGGGGCTTCTCCTACGCATTGGTGGACAAGTCCGGAAAGCTCGACCTGGCCAAACTTCGCTCCCTGCAGGACTGGAACGTGAAGCTGGCCCTGGAGAGCGTGCCCGGCGTGTCCGAGGTGGCATCGCTCGGCGGCTATGTGAAGCAGTACCAGATCACCGTTGATCCTGGCCGGCTCTTCACCTACGGCCTGGCCCTGCAGAAGGTGCTGGAGGCGGTGCGCTTAAGCAACAACGACGTGGAGGGCCGGGTCATCGAGATGTCCGGGGCCGAGTACATGGTGCGCGGCCGGGGCTACGTGAAGGGCACCGCGGACCTGGAGAATGTGGCCGTGGGCACGGACAACCGGGGAACACCCATATTCTTAAAGGACGTGGCCTCGGTGACCCTCGGGCCGGAGATGCGCCGTGGCGTGGCGGACTTGAACGGTCAGGGCGAGGTGGCCGGAGGCATCGTGGTGGTGCGCTTCGGCGAGAACGTGCTCTCGGTTATCGACCGGGTGAAGGCCAAGATCGCCGAAATCGGGCCGTCCTTGCCCGAGGGCGTGACGCTTGAGGTGACGTATGACCGCTCGGACCTCATCCACCGGGCCATCTCCACGCTCACCGAGGAGATCATAAAGCTCACCATTGCGGTAAGCGCCGTGTGCGTGGTGTTTTTGTTCCATCTGCCGAGCGCCCTGGTGATAGTCCTCACCCTGCCCCTGGCCATCGTCATCTCGTTCATCTGCATGTATTACATGGGGGTCACCTCCAACATCATGAGCCTGTCCGGCATCGCCATCGCCATCGGGGCCATGGTGGACGCGGCCATCATCATGGTGGAGAACGCCCACAAGAAGCTTGAGGACTGGGAACACGCAGGCCAGCCCGGCTCGCGCGCCCAGGTGATAATCGAGGCGGCCCAGGAAGTCGGGCCTTCGCTCTTTTTCTCGCTCCTGGTTATTACCGTGGGCTTTCTGCCCGTGTTCACCCTGCAGGGCCAGGCCGGGCGGCTCTTCAAGCCTCTTGCTTACACCAAGACCTTCGCCATGCTCTTCTCCGCCTTTCTGGCCATCACCCTGACCCCCATGCTCATGACGCTCTTTATTAGGGGCAAGGTGCGCCCGGAGGACAAGAACCCCTTAAGCCACGTCCTGCGGGCGCTCTACCATCCCGTGGTGGTCGTGGCCCTGCGCTTCAAGAAGGGCGTGATCTTCGTGGCCGTGGTCATCATGGCCGTGTCCGTGTGGCCGCTCATGCGCCTGGGCTCGGAGTTCATGCCGCCACTCTACGAGGGCACGCTCTTCTACATGCCCGTGACCATGCCCGGCATCGCCATTTCCGAGGCTTCCAGAATCCTTAAGCTGCAGGACTCAATCATCGCCGAAGTGCCCGAGGTGGCCCAGGTGTTCGGCAAGGCCGGGCGGGCAGGAACAGCCACGGACCCGGCGCCCCTGGAGATGTTCGAGACGGTCATAAACCTGAAGCCCGAGTCCCAGTGGCGTCCGGGCATGACCGTGGATAAATTAAAGGACGACTTGAACAATCGCCTCAACATCCCGGGCGTGGTGAACGCCTTCACCATGCCCATCAAGGCCCGGGTGGACATGCTCTCCACCGGCATCCGCACCCCGGTGGGCATAAAGATCCTGGGGCCGGACCTTTCTGTCATAGAAAAAATCGGCACCCAGCTCGAAGGCGTGGTGAAAACCGTGCCCCACACCCTGTCCGTGTTCGCGGACAAGGTGAACACCGGCTACTACCTGGACATCCGGGTCAAACGCCTGGCCATCGCCCGCTACGGCCTTACCGTGGCCGAAGTGCAGGACATAATCGAGTCGGCCGTGGGGGGGAGAAACCTCACCACCACCATCGAAGGCCGGGAGCGCTACCCCGTGAACGTGCGCTACCCGCGCGACCTGCGCCAGGACATCGACACCATAAAGGCCATGCTGGTGCCGGTGGGGGCCCCGGGCGAACAGGGGCAATCGAAGATGGGCTCGCAACCGGCGCCCCGCAGGATCCTGCAGGTGCCGCTGGGCGAACTGGCGGACATAAAAGTCACTAACGGCCCCTCCATGATAAAGAGCGAGGGCGGGCTGCCAACGGCCTACGTGTACATCGACTTCACCGGCACCGACGTGGGCGGCTACGTGGACAGCGTCAAAAAGGCCGTGGCCGCCAACGTGCAACTGCCCGCAGGCTACCGGCTGGTGTGGAGCGGCGAATACGAGAACATGGTCAGCACCCACGAGCGGCTCACCATGGTCATCCCGCTGACCATCTTCATCATCTTCCTGCTCATCTACTTCAACACAAAATCGCTTCCGGCCACCTGCATCGTGCTGCTGGCCGTGCCCTTCTCCCTGGTTGGCTCGTTCTGGCTTCTGTACCTGTTGGGCTACAACTTGAGCATCGCGGTGTGGGTGGGGATCATCGCTTTGGCTGGCCTGGACGCGGAAACCGGCGTGGTGATGCTTCTGTACCTGCAGCTGGCGCATAAGGAGTGGCAGGACAAGGGGCTCATGAGAACCCGCGAGGACCTAAATGATGCCGTGATGCACGGGGCCGTGAAGCGCATACGCCCGAAGATCATGACCGTGGCCGTCATCCTGGCCGGTCTTCTGCCCGTGATGTTCGCCACAGGCGCAGGCTCGGACGTGATGAAGCGCATCGCCGCGCCCATGATCGGCGGCGTGGTGACCTCAACCATCCTGGAGCTTGTGCTCTACCCGGCCATCTTCGCTTTGTGGAAAGGCCGGGAGCTGCCGGGATATTCAGTGAAATAA